One genomic region from Sphingomicrobium aestuariivivum encodes:
- a CDS encoding DoxX family protein, whose translation MKLFDTFRALTDKPVVTDLVLLFTRIGLGAIFWQSGRTKIEEGSLFEISDTTFFLFAEEYAGVPLLAPATAAVLATVAEHLLPLLLAIGLATRLAAAGLIGMTLVIQLFVYPQAWWVPHMGWVALGLVLLTQGPGRISADKLLGRRT comes from the coding sequence ATGAAGCTGTTCGACACTTTCCGAGCCCTGACCGACAAGCCGGTCGTCACCGACCTCGTCCTCCTCTTCACCCGCATCGGGCTGGGCGCCATCTTCTGGCAGTCGGGACGCACCAAGATCGAGGAAGGCAGCCTGTTCGAGATCAGCGACACCACCTTCTTCCTCTTCGCCGAGGAATATGCGGGCGTCCCCCTCCTCGCGCCAGCGACGGCGGCCGTCCTCGCCACCGTCGCCGAGCACCTCCTCCCGCTCCTCCTCGCCATCGGCCTTGCCACGCGGCTCGCCGCCGCGGGGCTGATCGGCATGACGCTGGTCATCCAGCTGTTCGTCTATCCGCAGGCCTGGTGGGTGCCGCACATGGGCTGGGTCGCGCTGGGGCTCGTCCTCCTGACGCAGGGGCCGGGGCGCATCAGCGCGGATAAACTGCTAGGCAGGCGGACATGA
- a CDS encoding sigma-70 family RNA polymerase sigma factor yields MTRLGDQDMRTLMRAAQGGDKAAYRTALGALSDWLHAYFARRIAPAQVDDLVQETLVSIHVKRASYDPDRPFYPWAAAIARFRWIDALRKITRQAETELEIDPPVPSAEEPVLARLSLDQLIGHLPQKQAQPITLTKVEGRTIAETAAITGQSESAVKVNIHRGLKKLAALVESE; encoded by the coding sequence ATGACGCGGCTCGGCGACCAGGACATGCGCACGCTGATGCGCGCGGCCCAAGGCGGCGACAAGGCCGCCTATCGCACCGCGCTAGGCGCGCTGTCCGACTGGCTCCACGCCTATTTCGCCCGCCGCATCGCCCCCGCGCAGGTCGACGACCTCGTCCAGGAAACGCTCGTCTCGATCCATGTGAAGCGCGCCAGTTACGACCCCGACCGCCCCTTCTATCCGTGGGCTGCCGCGATCGCGCGCTTCCGCTGGATCGATGCGCTGCGCAAGATCACGCGGCAGGCCGAGACCGAACTCGAGATCGACCCGCCCGTGCCCTCCGCCGAGGAACCCGTGCTCGCCCGCCTCAGCCTCGACCAGCTCATCGGCCACCTGCCGCAGAAACAGGCCCAGCCCATCACCCTCACCAAGGTCGAGGGGCGCACCATCGCCGAGACCGCCGCCATCACCGGCCAGAGCGAAAGCGCGGTCAAGGTCAACATCCATCGCGGCCTGAAGAAGCTCGCCGCCCTCGTCGAAAGCGAATGA
- a CDS encoding NrsF family protein — translation MRTEDLLDRLSHEAAPVRPVSIGRARLGLALVALATVALVLALWSPRPQLMDGSADAMTLVLAALFALLAGAAGVTATRLARPAVGAAPGGGLWVFAAILVFPAIALVQQMLGHGDTDQVALGMSCLATGTAMSLFTALFLTLHLRRGAPVLPQRAGLVAGLSAGAVGALAITLECDGTTFAHLAFWHVAILAAWAAIGRFGIARLIRW, via the coding sequence ATGCGTACCGAAGATCTCCTCGACCGGCTGAGCCACGAGGCCGCCCCCGTCCGCCCCGTCTCGATCGGCCGCGCGCGCCTCGGCCTTGCGCTCGTGGCGCTGGCCACCGTGGCGCTCGTCCTCGCCCTGTGGAGCCCCCGCCCGCAGCTCATGGACGGCAGCGCCGATGCCATGACGCTGGTGCTCGCCGCGCTCTTCGCGCTGCTGGCGGGCGCGGCGGGCGTGACCGCCACGCGGCTCGCCCGCCCAGCCGTCGGCGCAGCGCCCGGCGGCGGGCTCTGGGTCTTTGCCGCCATCCTCGTCTTCCCCGCCATCGCGCTGGTCCAGCAAATGCTCGGCCATGGCGATACCGACCAAGTCGCGCTCGGGATGTCCTGCCTTGCAACCGGCACGGCGATGAGCCTCTTCACCGCGCTCTTCCTCACGCTCCACCTGCGCCGTGGCGCGCCGGTGCTGCCGCAGCGGGCGGGCCTCGTCGCGGGACTGTCGGCGGGCGCGGTGGGCGCGCTGGCCATCACGCTCGAATGCGACGGCACCACCTTCGCGCATCTCGCCTTCTGGCATGTCGCCATCCTTGCCGCCTGGGCCGCGATCGGCCGCTTCGGCATCGCGCGCCTCATTCGCTGGTAA
- a CDS encoding TonB-dependent receptor, whose amino-acid sequence MKKMLLCSSALVAVALPGVASAQSTGSVDFDDDAIVITGTAETDVGGVEIPDTPKAKQVIDDELIQKQRPGQTINDIVNLVPGVSFQNNDPWGSSGGGFTIRGFTSDRISQTLDGIPLNDSGNYALYTNQQVDSEILEEVNVNLGSTDVDSPTASAVGGTINIRTRRPGKEFGVFSTLSYGDVFADGPVWDRSYKRVFGMVDTGDLTGNGLTAFGSASYTTYGVPWNDYGRIRKQQYNARIHQDLGGGDFISLTGHYNQNRNNFAGSVRFSDLTEALENGDKEYRFRADEVDGDCTIPAPVAGEADFYSDRSGCGAEFSRRYNPSNTGNIRGSALFNLTDRLVFSVDPSFQYVKANGGGPEGVNESECYVRANGRFPYCDTTDNGNDAITGVIGGRYYFGRDLNGDGDLLDVVAANDPSQTRTYRYAVVSNLAYEINDDHRVRLAYTFDFADHRQTGQVSLMQNDGEPIDVFSVNEALLTVDGFEINKRNRQSYAILNQVSTEYRGQFLNDDLTVVAGLRLPFFKRKLDNRCYTTTADAGRGFVDCVGFDAGQDVSAYEAANPYTIDPVTGEVTGFAPPTERTLDYDKLLPNVGFTYAFSDFSVFGNYAKGLSVPSTDTLYTALYYPEGTERAEPTPETTDSFDGGLRYQNRKVQAQIAGYFTQYNNRLAVSYDPELDESVTRNLGPVDKYGVDASVAYNVTPNTLVYVYGSINESEIQENVLDGRTCREGDLTDPRYFCEGGLGGTRFLATAGKNEAGAPLWSVGGRLQQRFGAVELGLQAKRTGKRYGNDVNTVEVDPYTVVDLDARIDLGYVGSVFGDAALQFNVTNLFDEGYLGYVSPGLENEPFFIQIGAPRAASATLMLGF is encoded by the coding sequence ATGAAAAAGATGCTTCTGTGCAGCAGCGCCCTCGTGGCCGTTGCCCTCCCGGGTGTCGCCAGCGCGCAGTCGACCGGCTCGGTCGACTTCGACGATGACGCGATCGTCATCACCGGCACCGCCGAAACCGACGTCGGTGGCGTCGAGATCCCCGACACGCCGAAGGCCAAGCAGGTCATCGATGACGAGCTGATCCAGAAGCAGCGTCCGGGTCAGACGATCAACGACATCGTCAACCTCGTCCCCGGCGTCTCGTTCCAGAACAACGACCCCTGGGGTTCGTCGGGCGGTGGCTTCACCATCCGCGGCTTCACCTCGGACCGCATCTCGCAGACCCTCGACGGCATCCCGCTGAACGATTCGGGCAACTATGCGCTCTACACCAACCAGCAGGTCGACAGCGAAATCCTCGAAGAGGTCAACGTCAACCTCGGCTCGACCGACGTCGACAGCCCGACCGCTTCGGCCGTCGGCGGCACCATCAACATCCGCACCCGTCGCCCGGGCAAGGAATTCGGTGTCTTCTCGACGCTCAGCTACGGCGACGTCTTCGCCGACGGCCCCGTCTGGGACCGCAGCTACAAGCGCGTCTTCGGCATGGTCGACACCGGCGACCTGACCGGCAACGGCCTCACCGCCTTCGGTTCGGCCAGCTACACCACTTACGGTGTTCCGTGGAACGACTACGGTCGCATCCGCAAGCAGCAGTATAACGCCCGCATCCACCAGGACCTCGGTGGCGGCGACTTCATCTCGCTGACCGGCCATTACAACCAGAACCGCAACAACTTTGCGGGCTCGGTCCGCTTCAGCGACCTCACCGAAGCGCTCGAGAACGGCGACAAGGAATATCGCTTCCGCGCCGACGAAGTCGACGGTGACTGCACCATCCCGGCCCCCGTCGCCGGCGAAGCCGACTTCTACAGCGACCGTTCGGGCTGCGGTGCGGAATTCTCGCGTCGTTACAACCCGTCGAACACCGGCAACATCCGTGGTTCGGCGCTGTTCAACCTCACCGACCGCCTGGTCTTCTCGGTCGACCCGAGCTTCCAGTACGTCAAGGCCAATGGTGGTGGCCCCGAAGGCGTGAACGAAAGCGAATGCTACGTTCGTGCCAACGGCCGCTTCCCCTATTGCGACACGACCGACAACGGTAACGACGCGATCACCGGCGTGATCGGTGGCCGTTACTACTTCGGCCGCGATCTCAACGGCGACGGCGACCTGCTCGACGTCGTGGCGGCGAACGATCCGAGCCAGACCCGTACCTATCGCTACGCGGTCGTCTCGAACCTCGCCTACGAGATCAACGACGACCATCGCGTCCGTCTCGCCTACACGTTCGACTTCGCCGACCACCGCCAGACCGGCCAGGTGTCGCTGATGCAGAACGACGGCGAGCCGATCGACGTCTTCTCGGTCAACGAAGCGCTCCTCACGGTCGACGGCTTCGAGATCAACAAGCGTAACCGTCAGTCCTACGCGATCCTCAACCAGGTCTCGACCGAATATCGCGGTCAGTTCCTGAACGACGACCTCACCGTCGTCGCGGGTCTGCGTCTGCCGTTCTTCAAGCGCAAGCTCGACAACCGTTGCTACACGACCACGGCCGACGCCGGCCGCGGCTTCGTCGACTGCGTCGGTTTCGATGCCGGCCAGGACGTCAGCGCCTATGAAGCGGCGAACCCCTACACGATCGATCCGGTGACCGGTGAAGTCACGGGCTTCGCGCCGCCGACCGAGCGTACGCTGGACTATGACAAGCTGCTGCCGAACGTGGGCTTCACCTACGCCTTCAGCGACTTCTCGGTCTTCGGTAACTACGCCAAGGGTCTTTCGGTCCCCTCGACCGACACGCTCTACACCGCGCTCTACTATCCGGAAGGCACCGAGCGCGCCGAGCCGACCCCCGAAACCACCGACAGCTTCGACGGTGGCCTGCGTTACCAGAACCGCAAGGTCCAGGCGCAGATCGCGGGTTACTTCACCCAGTACAACAACCGTCTCGCGGTCAGCTACGACCCCGAGCTGGACGAATCGGTCACCCGTAACCTGGGCCCGGTCGACAAGTACGGCGTGGACGCCTCGGTCGCCTACAACGTGACGCCGAACACGCTGGTCTACGTCTACGGCTCGATCAACGAGTCGGAAATCCAGGAAAATGTGCTCGACGGCCGTACCTGCCGCGAGGGCGACCTGACCGATCCGCGTTACTTCTGTGAAGGTGGCCTCGGCGGCACTCGCTTCCTCGCGACCGCCGGCAAGAACGAAGCCGGTGCCCCGCTGTGGAGCGTCGGTGGCCGTCTGCAGCAGCGCTTCGGCGCGGTCGAGCTCGGCCTCCAGGCCAAGCGTACCGGCAAGCGTTACGGCAACGACGTGAACACCGTCGAAGTCGATCCCTACACCGTCGTCGATCTCGATGCCCGCATCGACCTCGGCTACGTCGGTAGCGTGTTCGGCGACGCGGCGCTGCAGTTCAACGTCACCAACCTGTTTGACGAAGGTTACCTCGGCTACGTCAGCCCGGGTCTCGAAAACGAGCCCTTCTTCATCCAGATCGGTGCGCCGCGCGCGGCTTCAGCCACGCTGATGCTCGGCTTCTAG